A genome region from Mesorhizobium sp. B2-1-8 includes the following:
- a CDS encoding RNA ligase family protein, whose translation MRLKFIKPMEPELVDTPPQGDDWLHEIKFDGYRTQLIKDEDGIRLITKNGYDWTGRYIQLAGEAAAIEAESFIIDGEAITINEAGLSDFHVLQSAVTSRKPSRDLYLVAFDLLHLNGHDLRNLPVDDRREILQELLPAAGRIQFSEPMPGTGAAVYHLVDQAGLEGMVSKRKDSVYRSGPTMNWRKIKCYAEKEMDIIGVQREAGKPAMVLMADKGRYAGGAFVTFKADKRQRLWDRVQGKVGGPVPKGLKSDKAEWLKPGLVGRVRFLKGEEKLRHAKLLDFRDEQ comes from the coding sequence ATGCGTCTGAAATTCATCAAGCCCATGGAGCCGGAACTGGTCGACACGCCACCGCAGGGCGATGACTGGCTCCATGAGATCAAGTTCGACGGGTACCGCACCCAGCTCATCAAGGACGAAGACGGGATTCGGCTGATCACCAAGAACGGTTACGACTGGACGGGTCGCTATATCCAACTCGCCGGCGAAGCCGCGGCGATCGAGGCGGAAAGCTTCATCATCGATGGCGAGGCGATTACGATTAACGAGGCGGGCCTGTCCGACTTCCACGTGCTGCAATCCGCCGTCACCAGTCGCAAGCCATCGCGCGACCTGTATCTGGTCGCGTTCGACCTGCTCCACCTCAATGGCCACGATCTGCGGAACCTGCCGGTGGACGACCGTCGCGAGATCCTGCAGGAGCTGCTTCCGGCCGCTGGCCGAATACAGTTCAGCGAACCGATGCCGGGCACGGGCGCGGCCGTCTATCACCTGGTGGACCAGGCCGGCCTTGAAGGCATGGTGTCGAAGCGCAAGGACAGCGTTTATCGCAGCGGCCCGACGATGAACTGGCGCAAGATCAAGTGCTATGCCGAAAAGGAGATGGACATCATTGGCGTGCAGCGAGAGGCCGGCAAGCCGGCCATGGTGCTCATGGCTGACAAGGGCCGTTACGCCGGCGGTGCCTTCGTCACTTTCAAGGCCGACAAGCGCCAGCGCCTATGGGACCGGGTGCAGGGGAAGGTGGGCGGGCCGGTCCCGAAAGGGCTCAAGAGCGACAAGGCGGAGTGGCTGAAACCCGGTCTCGTCGGCCGCGTGCGGTTCCTGAAGGGCGAGGAGAAGCTCCGCCACGCCAAGCTGCTCGATTTCCGGGATGAGCAATAG